In Planctomycetota bacterium, a single window of DNA contains:
- a CDS encoding LexA family transcriptional regulator, translated as MEKPLSPWQVIEKLRAAKGIPKKALADKLQINYNYLVDLLNGRYQSNIDDEKIRIISSVLDIPINNLLDELHDIHPNDTAPAALEKAPMPAPPPPAEPPQAPLVKIPVFRIISGSKIDPFFNQSLLWAQKEKEMEFLCGPLVEPALGEPPIRIAVKLEDNSLFPPCLAGSAFIVDTQIKPRIGDIVLAVLQNYRAWIIELNKMDSLPEEKFIFRPYNADYEPIMIARKDVLAIYPVVWIHPA; from the coding sequence ATGGAAAAACCCTTATCCCCCTGGCAGGTAATTGAAAAGCTCCGGGCCGCCAAAGGCATTCCCAAGAAAGCCCTGGCCGATAAACTCCAGATAAATTATAATTACCTGGTCGACCTGCTTAACGGCCGGTACCAATCAAATATCGACGACGAAAAGATACGGATTATCTCGTCGGTATTGGATATCCCGATAAACAACCTGCTGGATGAACTCCATGATATCCATCCCAATGATACCGCTCCGGCCGCTTTGGAAAAGGCCCCGATGCCTGCCCCGCCGCCGCCCGCAGAACCGCCTCAGGCGCCCCTGGTCAAAATACCGGTTTTCCGGATAATCTCCGGCAGCAAAATAGACCCGTTTTTTAACCAGTCGCTCTTATGGGCCCAGAAAGAAAAAGAAATGGAATTCCTGTGCGGGCCGCTGGTTGAGCCGGCGCTGGGAGAACCGCCCATCAGAATTGCCGTAAAACTGGAAGACAATTCATTGTTCCCGCCCTGCCTGGCCGGCAGTGCCTTTATAGTAGACACCCAAATCAAACCCCGGATCGGCGATATCGTATTGGCGGTCCTGCAGAATTATCGGGCCTGGATTATAGAACTGAACAAGATGGATTCGCTCCCGGAAGAAAAGTTTATCTTCCGACCGTACAATGCCGACTATGAACCGATAATGATTGCCCGCAAAGATGTTCTGGCGATTTATCCGGTGGTCTGGATTCACCCGGCGTAG
- a CDS encoding AAA family ATPase — protein sequence MSYYKILGLETEPFSTSPDPLFFYESRGHKLALTNLVIELRLRRGLSVILGDIGTGKTTLSRKLIQALSLREGFIFHIVLDPTYEDERAFLASLARTFGIAKPLGVETPDDARKDPVNVSELKEAIQNFLFHKGVDENKTVVLIIDEAQKLSETSLEVLRILLNYETNIAKLLQVVLLGQLELHSKVINIANLIDRVSFKYTLNPLDQDEVGEMINYRLTQAGYRINKSLFTEDAVKEIYRCTRGYPRKVSLLCHKALKSIVMNGKMVVDNRVVKEIVDEEAKNGWHLADRTTSPQKNTF from the coding sequence ATGAGTTACTATAAAATATTGGGTTTGGAAACCGAGCCGTTTTCCACCAGTCCTGACCCGCTGTTCTTCTACGAATCGCGCGGCCATAAGCTGGCCCTGACCAATCTGGTGATCGAATTGAGATTGCGCCGGGGATTGAGCGTAATTCTGGGCGATATCGGGACCGGCAAGACGACCCTGAGCCGCAAATTAATCCAGGCGCTGTCATTGCGGGAAGGATTTATTTTCCATATTGTCCTGGACCCGACTTATGAAGACGAAAGGGCTTTCCTGGCTTCCCTGGCCCGGACCTTCGGCATCGCCAAGCCGCTGGGCGTGGAAACCCCGGATGATGCCCGGAAAGACCCGGTTAACGTGAGCGAGTTGAAGGAGGCCATACAGAATTTCCTGTTCCACAAAGGAGTGGATGAAAACAAGACGGTCGTTCTGATTATTGACGAAGCCCAGAAACTTTCCGAGACCTCGCTGGAGGTGCTGAGGATTCTGCTGAACTATGAGACCAATATCGCCAAACTGCTTCAGGTGGTCCTGCTCGGGCAATTGGAATTACATTCCAAGGTTATTAATATCGCCAATCTGATAGACCGGGTGAGTTTTAAGTATACCCTTAATCCGCTGGACCAGGATGAGGTGGGCGAGATGATAAATTACCGGCTGACCCAGGCCGGCTACCGGATAAATAAGAGCTTGTTCACCGAGGACGCGGTCAAGGAAATATACCGGTGCACCCGCGGTTATCCGCGCAAGGTATCGTTGTTATGCCACAAGGCGCTAAAGAGTATTGTCATGAACGGTAAAATGGTGGTCGATAACAGAGTTGTTAAAGAAATCGTTGACGAGGAGGCGAAGAACGGATGGCACTTAGCAGACAGGACAACATCACCCCAGAAGAACACCTTCTGA